The nucleotide sequence CTGAAACATCATTGCGGCCAAGTTTCCATACTGATGGTAGCTTGGAATATCCTCCAACTCTACAGCTGCCACAATACCTGAATTGGCAAATTGACTATCCCTTCGGCTTGGGCTCATACCATTCACCACAAGCTCTCCTGGAGAAGTAGCCGCTGGAACAATAAATCCCCCTGGGCACATACAAAATGAAAACACCCCTCTTTGTTTGCCATCATACATGGTTTGCTCCACCAATGCATAAGAAGAAGCAGGTAAATAGGCTCCTCTATCTCCCGAGCAGTGGTACTGTATTTTATCTATCAACTCTTGACTGTGCTCCACCCTTACACCGAGGGCAAACGGTTTAGCTTCAATCAAAATTGATTTTTTCTGTAATAAAAGAAAAATATCCCTGGCTGAATGCCCAGTTGCAAGGACCACACCCAGACCGAGGATTTTTTCTCCTTCTTCCGTGACAACCCCTTTCATTTCCTTGCCCTCTAGGATAAAGTCGGTCACTTTTGTATTGAACAGGATTTCTCCACCTGCATCTAAAATGCTTTGTCTTAATTCAGCTACCAGTTTTGGGAGTTTATTGGTACCAATATGAGGATGGGCATCCACCAAGATGTCCTCTCGAGCACCATGGGCAACCAAAATCTCCAACACCCGCCTGACATCTCCCCTTTTCTTGGATCGGGTGTAGAGCTTCCCATCTGAATAGGTCCCTGCCCCTCCTTCACCAAAACAGTAATTCGATTCTGGATTTACGATATGATCTTTATTGATAGCTGCAAGATCTCTTCTTCTGGTCCTAACATCCTTTCCTCGCTCTATTACGATGGCCCTTGCGCCCAATTCAATACACCTCAGGGCCGCAAAAAGACCTGCCGGACCAGCTCCCACGATGATCACAGGCTCTGAATTGGAAACATTCTTATAATCCTTATCAGCAGTAATCCTCGGGCTCGGATCCTCATTGATAAATACTTCAGAACTTACATTGATCTTTACATGCTTACCCCTTGCATCAATGGATCGCTTGGCCTGACGTATAACTATGCGGTCACTCGTTCCTTGTATTCCAAGAGACTTTTTTACTTCCAATTCAAATTTTTCTGAATCAAAAGCCACTTCAGGACTGAGCCTAAGTTGTATTTCTTTTTTCATAGTAAGGTATCTATCCTTAAATCTTATCTAATTTTTTCTTAAGCATATCGGTCTTTCACACCAAACCTACTCTTCTTCTCCAAACACTTCCTTCATCACCCAGCCTTTTCCCCACTCTTCCTTTTCCTTTTCTGACCAAAGTTCAGGATAAAATATCACCTTTTGAAACCTAGGAGGAAGGTACTTTTGCCAGTTAGTGCCTCCAGTTGCAGCAATATCTGCAGGAGCTTTATGAAGGTACTTTACAGCTGATTTATAATGTGCCAATGGCCAAAACACATTGGCTTTAAGGTCATAAGTCCGCATCAATTCGGTCAATTCTTCATCTATGTCTGGGCAATGCTGATAGACTTTCCAAAGGTTAATCTTTCTGTATTTGATAATCAATTCCTTTAATTCTTTTCCATATTTTTCATCAAAGGTCTTTAAAGTCAATGTTTGTTCTCCCGTTGCCAATTCCTTTGCACCAAACTGCCAGTAAAGCAAATCAAATAAACTGTCCACACTGGTCAAATTGATATCCATATAATCTTCCCTATCCTCCAAATTCACCAAGTATTGGATTTCTGTGGACATGATTTCTATGATTCTATACTGGGCACTCTGGAATCCACTGGAAGGCAAAAGCGACATCCTAAATTTCAAAAATTGCTCCCTTTCCATCCCTTTCCACATTACCGAAAAAGAAGAAATCAACTGGTCAAAATACATGATCACCCTATTGAGTCGCTCCTTTATGAATTTTGCTTTGCTGACTTTTTGTTCAGAAATCTGCTCCAATTCCCATATGATCAAATTGAAATAAAGCTCTGTGATCTGGTGGTAAATGATAAAAATCCTTTCATCCTTGAAGGAGGTTTTGGGCTGTTGCAGGGTCAACAGGGTATCTAAGTTGATATAATCCCAGTATGTCAAATAATCAGCATATAAAAGCCCCTCTAGATAAGAAAGCATATCCTGCCCAGATGCTTTGTACTTTTCATTCAATAACTGGATTTTTTCAATGATCTCCTGGGATGGCTGCTCCTTGCTCATAGCTATATATTTAGGGAGGTAATTTAGTTTTTTATAAAACTTCTTGCTTAATTATAGGAGACAATTAAGAATCTATAATTATATATCAAAGTGCAAAAATCAGTCTAAAAACCCAATAAAGCAACTGAATATGTCGTCAATATCCCCTAATAACCCATCTCATAGACAGGATCCTTTCGAAGGCGTGGACTTTTATGCTTTGGATGAATTACTCAGTGAGGAGCACTTGCTCATCCGGCAGTCAATCAGGGACTTTGTCAAAAAAGAAATCTCCCCTTTTATAGAGGATTGGGCACAAAACTGTCATTTTCCAGAAAGCATTGTCAGAAAATTCGGAGCTGTAGGTGCTTTTGGTCCTCAGATACCAACCCAATATGGAGGTGGTGGATTGGATGATATTTCCTATGGACTGATCATGCAAGAAATCGAGCGGGGAGACTCTGGCATGCGGTCGACTGTTTCTGTTCAAGGTTCTTTGGTAATGCATCCCATCTTTGCTTTTGGCTCGGAAGAACAAAAACAAAAGTTTCTTCCCAAACTCGCCAGTGGTGAGCTTTTGGGCTGCTTTGGTCTGACGGAGCCAGATCATGGTTCCAACCCTGCAGGAATGAAAACCCAATTTAAAGACATGGGGGATCACCTTTTATTGAATGGAGCAAAAATGTGGATTTCCAATTCACCAAAGGCCGACATGGCTATTGTTTGGGCAAAGGATGAATCCAACAGGATCCATGGATTAATTGTGGAAAGAGGAATGGAAGGATTTAGCACGCCAGAAACCCATCATAAGTGGTCTTTACGTGCAAGCTGCACAGGGGAATTGGTATTTGACAATGTGAAGGTACCTAAAGCCAACCTACTTCCCGGAAAATCAGGTTTGGGGGCTCCATTACAATGCTTGGATGCCGCCCGTTATGGCATAGCTTGGGGAGCAATCGGTGCAGCCATGGACTGCTATGATGCCGCCAGAAGATATGCAAAGGAAAGGGTCCAGTTTGACAAACCCATTGGCTCTTTTCAGTTGGTACAAAAAAAGCTGGCTGAAATGCTCACTGAAATCACCAAAGCCCAGCTTTTGGCCTGGAGACTAGGCAAACTTAAAAATGAAGGCAAAGCTACTACAGCCCAAATTTCCCTGGCAAAAAGAAACAATGTAGCTATGGCGCTGGATATTGCCCGAGAGGCCAGACAAATACATGGAGGAATGGGAATCACGGGTGAATACCCAATTATGAGACATATGATGAACCTGGAATCCGTAATCACCTATGAGGGGACCCATGATATTCATCTTCTTATCCTTGGGCAGGAAATTACGGGCATTCAGGCATTCAAGTGAGGCTTTTGGTCAGTCTATACGGCTTTTAATTACGATGGTCCTGGTTGGGGTTCTTGGATCATTACTGAAAATGGTGATCATTTTATGGTCGATACCTAACCTTCCTTTAGGATCAAAGGTGAATACCAGTTCAGTTTGATCGCCTGGTCCCAAATCCATTGTAGGCAAATCATACACCATGCATTCACAGTTAGTGACCACCTTCCTGATATTAAGTGCTTGCCTGCCTGTGTTGGTTATTTTAATGCTTTTGGACACGACATTTTTACTAGATATTCTTCCAAGATCAATATTTACTTCAGCAAGTGCCAAATGTGGCACCTCATTTATCTCTGATTTTAAAACAGGGGCAAAATACTCATGCACGGTAGTCAACAACCTCAAATCTATTCCTTCGTTGTTATTCGATTCGATATTAAAAGTCACTGTTTCATCAAAATATCCCAGGTCATCTTTAAGCTCACCATCATACTGAATGGCCAAAAGCCCCCTTGATTTTGCTGGCACTATGGCTGGTACCATATTGATTTTAATATGCTTGGGCAAGTTCATTTCATTTTGGTCCAGGGTAATTGGAAGGTCTTTGAAATTATAGAAATCTACATATTTGATTTTTGGTTCATTGGTAAAAACATTCCCCATATTGATAGAGCTAAACCTAAAACCCAAATCACCGATTTTATAATCATAATAGGAAGCCACATTTGCTGGATAAGGAATGTTGTTCCCTGCAATCATCAAGGTATCTCCTGAGGGGTTAATATTGGTCCTTACCAGGACTTTTTTTTCAAACTTTCCTCCAAAACTGGTAGGCTGATAGGCCACTTTTATGGCACCAATATCATCTTGAAAAAGTGTATCAGCAATGAAATCAACCGTTGTACATCCACAATCTGTCAATACATCTTCTATGATAATAGGAGCTTCCCCATTATTGACCATATAGAAAGTAGTATTGACCTGACCATGTTCCTCCATCACTGCCCCCAATTCAGCATGGTTTCTTTCCCATAACAAAGGATTAGGGGCAAGTCCCTGAGCATTAACAACAAAAGTCAAACAAAGAAAAAACAATAAGGTAATTAACGTCAATTCAATATTTCTCATAGTTACAAATAACGGCAAAATTCAAGCGAATTCTGTCTTTATTTCTTTAATTTGCGTTAAAAATTTGACTGATGGCAAGAGTATTAACAGGAATTCAAAGTTCAGGGCGACCACATTTGGGCAATATCCTTGGAGCTATAGTTCCGGCAATAGAACTTACAAAAAAAGAAGATAACGAATCCTTCATTTTTATAGCTGATTTCCATTCCCTAACCACCATTAAGGATGGTGAAAAAAGAAAAGAAAATGTCCATGCAGTCGCAGCTGCTTGGCTGGCCTTTGGACTGGATATAAGCAAGACGGTTTTTTACAGACAATCCCGAATTCCGGAAATAACCGAATTGACCTGGTACCTTAGCTGCTTCACTCCTTACCCTATGCTGGCCAATGCCCACAGTTTCAAGGATAAATCAGACAAACTTTCTGATGTCAATGCTGGTTTGTTTACATACCCTGTTTTGATGGCTGCAGATATTTTGATGTTCGATGCGGACATTGTTCCAGTAGGAAAAGATCAGATGCAACACCTGGAAATGACGCGTGACATTGCCGCTACATTTAATGCACGGCTGGAAGAAGAAATCCTCATTCTACCTGAAGCACGGATCAATGAAGATGTAATGATCATTCCTGGCACTGATGGACAGAAAATGAGCAAATCTTATAATAATTTTATTGATATATTCCTTCCTCCAAAACAATTAAAGAAAAACATTTATAGTATCGTAACGGACAGTACTCCTCTTGAAGAGCCAAAGAACCCGGACACCTGTAATGTATTTAAATTGTTCAGTCTTGTGGCAAACAAGGAACAAACCGAGGATTTAAGACAACAGTATCTTGGTGGAAATTTTGGATATGGACATGCTAAAAAAGCATTACTTGATCTGATCACTGAAAAATATGCAAAGGAAAGAGAAACCTTTGACTATTATATGAACAATCTGGATGAACTGGACAGTAAACTAGCTGAGGGTGAAGCTAAAGCCAAAGAAATAGCTCAAAACACACTCACAAAAGTTAAAAAGAAATTGGGCTTTTCATGATCAAAAACGATCAATACAAACAAAAACACCCCGGATTAACTGGGGTGTTTTTGTTTGTATAAAATTTAATCCAGGAAAACTATCTTGATCTCCATAAATCCTTCATGGCCACTCCATTGATTTGCATCACAAAGCGTGTTGGATTAGGGACGATAATAATCCTTACATCCTGACCATCAAACTGTTCAGATTCAATCGGCACTCCCTCTTTTCCCTTTACCTCATAAGAAACTATACCTCTGGCATCTGGAAGCATGGGAATATACTTATTGGCCAAATAGGCAGATGGCAACAAAATATCAGTATCGGAATCCAGCTTGTCATAAATTTTTTCTAACTCCCCTTCTAGGGCATCGCCAAATTCCTCGTTGAAATCATCTTCTAAATCATGCATCTCCTCTTCGATATCATCGTAATTGTCATCTGCATAAGTTAATTTACTCAACTCGATTCTTTTCTCTACAATAGCGGTTAGGTCTTTATCTAACTTATCTAAGTCCATTATTTTTTGTTGATTTTGAATTTAAATATGAAGGTAGATAATCCCTAAGGAGTTTCCAAAAAGAGATTACAGCGCAAGGATGCTTTCTGCCCTATCAATCCTTTTTTTGTCCTTCCTATTATGCTCTTTATTTTAAAAGTGAAGACAGTTACCATTCATTCTATTAATGAAGTGGTCAAAACAAAAATAAAAAAAGTCTGGCATGATTTTACATAACAATCAGTAAAATCTTCAAGCCCAAAACTCAAGCAACTTGGCATGAAAACCATGCAGATAATCTATCTACATAGAATATCAGTCCATTTAAAATGGATATATTTGTTTAAGTCCATAAGCAAGTATAAACCCAAAACATGATAACCTATGGAAACTGACTTTCTTCCCCTAAACGGCACAGACCACGTCGAACTTTATGTAGGCAATGCCAAACAAGCTGCTTTGTACTATCAGTATGCTTTCGGCTATGACTTAGTGGCCTATGCTGGGCCTGAAACAGGAATTAGAGATAGGGCTTCCTATGTATTGAGTCAGGGAAAAATACGGATCGTCCTCAGCAGCGCCCTCAATGAATTTCACCCCATTTCAGCTCATGTAAAAAAGCACGGAGATGGTGTAAAAGTTTTGGCGCTATGGGTAGATGATGCTGAAAAATCCTGGCGGGAAACCACCTCCCGTGGAGCAACATCCTTTGAGGAGCCCCAAACCCTAAAGGATGAAAATGGCTCGGTAAAAACAGCCTCTATCCATACTTATGGAGAAACCATCCATACTTTTGTGGAAAGAAAAAACTATCGTGGACCTTTTCTTCCTGGATATATCAGTAAAAGCAGCAACTTCAAATCTACTTCTGTGGGCTTCAAATATATAGACCACTGTGTAGGTAATGTTGGCTGGGGCGAAATGAACAAATGGGTAGAGTTTTATAAAAAAGTAATGGGATTTAGTTTACTGCTTACCTTTGACGATAAGGACATCTCTACAGAATATTCTGCCCTCATGTCAAAAGTCGTATCCAACGGAAATGGCTATATCAAATTCCCCATTAATGAACCTGCGGAGGGCAAGAAAA is from Echinicola marina and encodes:
- the trpS gene encoding tryptophan--tRNA ligase, with amino-acid sequence MARVLTGIQSSGRPHLGNILGAIVPAIELTKKEDNESFIFIADFHSLTTIKDGEKRKENVHAVAAAWLAFGLDISKTVFYRQSRIPEITELTWYLSCFTPYPMLANAHSFKDKSDKLSDVNAGLFTYPVLMAADILMFDADIVPVGKDQMQHLEMTRDIAATFNARLEEEILILPEARINEDVMIIPGTDGQKMSKSYNNFIDIFLPPKQLKKNIYSIVTDSTPLEEPKNPDTCNVFKLFSLVANKEQTEDLRQQYLGGNFGYGHAKKALLDLITEKYAKERETFDYYMNNLDELDSKLAEGEAKAKEIAQNTLTKVKKKLGFS
- the hppD gene encoding 4-hydroxyphenylpyruvate dioxygenase — protein: METDFLPLNGTDHVELYVGNAKQAALYYQYAFGYDLVAYAGPETGIRDRASYVLSQGKIRIVLSSALNEFHPISAHVKKHGDGVKVLALWVDDAEKSWRETTSRGATSFEEPQTLKDENGSVKTASIHTYGETIHTFVERKNYRGPFLPGYISKSSNFKSTSVGFKYIDHCVGNVGWGEMNKWVEFYKKVMGFSLLLTFDDKDISTEYSALMSKVVSNGNGYIKFPINEPAEGKKKSQIEEYLDFYNSPGVQHIAIATDDIIQTVGELRKRGVEFLEVPEAYYQEMPARVGQIDEAIQSLKDLNILVDRDNEGYLLQIFTKPVQDRPTLFYEIIQRKGAQSFGKGNFKALFEAIEREQELRGNL
- a CDS encoding NAD(P)/FAD-dependent oxidoreductase; its protein translation is MKKEIQLRLSPEVAFDSEKFELEVKKSLGIQGTSDRIVIRQAKRSIDARGKHVKINVSSEVFINEDPSPRITADKDYKNVSNSEPVIIVGAGPAGLFAALRCIELGARAIVIERGKDVRTRRRDLAAINKDHIVNPESNYCFGEGGAGTYSDGKLYTRSKKRGDVRRVLEILVAHGAREDILVDAHPHIGTNKLPKLVAELRQSILDAGGEILFNTKVTDFILEGKEMKGVVTEEGEKILGLGVVLATGHSARDIFLLLQKKSILIEAKPFALGVRVEHSQELIDKIQYHCSGDRGAYLPASSYALVEQTMYDGKQRGVFSFCMCPGGFIVPAATSPGELVVNGMSPSRRDSQFANSGIVAAVELEDIPSYHQYGNLAAMMFQADVEKAAWRAGGETQVAPAQRLVDFVNGKNSNSLLETSYQPGLRSVDMGQEVLPGFVADRLRNAFKGFGKKMKGYLTNEAQIIGVESRTSSPVRIPREKESFEHPVIRGLFPCGEGAGYAGGIVSAAMDGERCAEKLMEKYG
- a CDS encoding acyl-CoA dehydrogenase family protein, whose amino-acid sequence is MSSISPNNPSHRQDPFEGVDFYALDELLSEEHLLIRQSIRDFVKKEISPFIEDWAQNCHFPESIVRKFGAVGAFGPQIPTQYGGGGLDDISYGLIMQEIERGDSGMRSTVSVQGSLVMHPIFAFGSEEQKQKFLPKLASGELLGCFGLTEPDHGSNPAGMKTQFKDMGDHLLLNGAKMWISNSPKADMAIVWAKDESNRIHGLIVERGMEGFSTPETHHKWSLRASCTGELVFDNVKVPKANLLPGKSGLGAPLQCLDAARYGIAWGAIGAAMDCYDAARRYAKERVQFDKPIGSFQLVQKKLAEMLTEITKAQLLAWRLGKLKNEGKATTAQISLAKRNNVAMALDIAREARQIHGGMGITGEYPIMRHMMNLESVITYEGTHDIHLLILGQEITGIQAFK
- a CDS encoding DUF1573 domain-containing protein is translated as MRNIELTLITLLFFLCLTFVVNAQGLAPNPLLWERNHAELGAVMEEHGQVNTTFYMVNNGEAPIIIEDVLTDCGCTTVDFIADTLFQDDIGAIKVAYQPTSFGGKFEKKVLVRTNINPSGDTLMIAGNNIPYPANVASYYDYKIGDLGFRFSSINMGNVFTNEPKIKYVDFYNFKDLPITLDQNEMNLPKHIKINMVPAIVPAKSRGLLAIQYDGELKDDLGYFDETVTFNIESNNNEGIDLRLLTTVHEYFAPVLKSEINEVPHLALAEVNIDLGRISSKNVVSKSIKITNTGRQALNIRKVVTNCECMVYDLPTMDLGPGDQTELVFTFDPKGRLGIDHKMITIFSNDPRTPTRTIVIKSRID
- a CDS encoding tryptophan 2,3-dioxygenase family protein; protein product: MSKEQPSQEIIEKIQLLNEKYKASGQDMLSYLEGLLYADYLTYWDYINLDTLLTLQQPKTSFKDERIFIIYHQITELYFNLIIWELEQISEQKVSKAKFIKERLNRVIMYFDQLISSFSVMWKGMEREQFLKFRMSLLPSSGFQSAQYRIIEIMSTEIQYLVNLEDREDYMDINLTSVDSLFDLLYWQFGAKELATGEQTLTLKTFDEKYGKELKELIIKYRKINLWKVYQHCPDIDEELTELMRTYDLKANVFWPLAHYKSAVKYLHKAPADIAATGGTNWQKYLPPRFQKVIFYPELWSEKEKEEWGKGWVMKEVFGEEE